In Halictus rubicundus isolate RS-2024b chromosome 5, iyHalRubi1_principal, whole genome shotgun sequence, one genomic interval encodes:
- the LOC143354396 gene encoding uncharacterized protein LOC143354396, with product MNTGVKTGVPEKTSRYEKLAKPKKRVDKNIHQNPYLVKSGALSYQISDNLNKLANPKRRPEAHEPVDSRVPSKTAPTATVRYGSHKLINSDEQSKEAQETRKKKFLIDTYARIVAARNKRTSKRLQDLAKPKSYSARSEPAEEFDDYMQNINKCNVKVAPRLAR from the exons ATGAACACGGGTGTCAAGACGGGTGTTCCAGAAAAAACGTCGAGGTATGAGAAACTAGCGAAGCCGAAGAAGAGGGTCGACAAGAACATCCACCAGAATCCGTACCTC GTGAAATCAGGAGCCCTATCCTACCAGATCTCCGACAATCTGAACAAACTAGCCAATCCAAAGCGAAGACCGGAAGCACACGAGCCTGTAGATTCACGCGTGCCGAGTAAAACTGCCCCGACAGCCACAG TGAGATATGGATCCCACAAACTGATAAACAGCGACGAGCAGTCGAAGGAGGCGCAAGAAACCAGAAAGAAGAAGTTCCTCATAGACACCTACGCCAGGATCGTCGCAGCCAGGAACAAACGCACTTCGAAACGCTTGCAGGACCTGGCCAAGCCTAAAAGTTATTCCGCTAGATCAGAACCTGCCGAGGAGTTCGACGACTACATGCAGAACATAAACAAGTGCAACGTGAAAGTTGCTCCTCGCCTAGCGAGATAA
- the LOC143354390 gene encoding retinol dehydrogenase 14, translating into MMFLKIVPCTTLCYLAAAALLGVLLFLLALYLYNQYTLGVCASNSRMDGKTVIVTGCTSGIGKETAKDIAKRGARLIMACRNVDAANKLKEQLVKESNNDNIVVRKLDLSSLASVREFAQQINREESRLDVLVHNAGTAEVFRKKVTEDGLEMTMATNHYGPFLLTHLLIDLLKRSKPSRIVVVASSLYVLARLNLENVNPTTTLPGYLYYVSKYANIVFTLELARRLEGSGVSANCLHPGLMSTGIWKNVPPPMSWVVNFLLKTFCKNEEQGSQTTIHLAVSDDVEGVSGKYFADCQERTLCSGIQDPAKGKKFWELSETLVKLQPTDPKI; encoded by the exons ATGATGTTTCTGAAGATCGTGCCGTGCACGACGCTCTGTTACCTGGCCGCTGCGGCGTTGCTCGGCGTGCTGCTCTTCCTGCTCGCCCTGTACCTTTATAATCAGTATACCTTGGGCGTCTGCGCCAGCAACAGCAGGATGGACGGGAAGACCGTGATTGTGACTGGATGCACTTCCGGCATCGGCAAGGAGACTGCCAAGGACATTGCCAAACGGGGCGCCAGGCTGATCATGGCCTGTCGGAACGTGGACGCGGCGAACAAACTGAAAG AGCAATTGGTGAAGGAATCGAATAATGACAATATCGTTGTCCGGAAGCTGGATTTGTCTTCGTTGGCCTCGGTCAGAGAGTTCGCGCAGCAAATAAACCGCGAGGAGAGCAGATTGGATGTGTTGGTACACAATGCGGGGACGGCGGAGGTCTTCAGGAAGAAAGTGACCGAGGACGGCCTGGAAATGACCATGGCGACCAACCATTACGGGCCGTTCCTGCTCACGCATCTGCTGATCG ATTTGCTGAAGAGATCGAAACCCAGCCGCATAGTGGTCGTCGCCTCTTCGCTGTACGTCCTAGCAAGACTGAACCTGGAAAACGTGAACCCGACAACCACCTTGCCCGGATATCTCTACTACGTTTCCAAATACGCGAACATAGTGTTCACGTTAGAGTTGGCACGTCGTCTTGAAGGTTCTGGCGTGAGCGCGAATTGTCTGCATCCTGGATTGATGAGCACAGGGATCTGGAAGAACGTTCCACCACCAATGTCCTGGGTGGTGAACTTTCTGCTGAAGACTTTCTGCAAAAACGAGGAACAGGGATCCCAGACCACCATACATTTAGCTGTTTCAGATGATGTGGAGGGTGTCTCCGGGAAATACTTCGCTGACTGTCAA GAGAGGACTCTGTGCAGCGGAATACAGGACCCAGCCAAAGGCAAGAAGTTCTGGGAGCTAAGCGAGACCCTGGTGAAACTGCAGCCAACAGATCCGAAGATTTGA
- the LOC143354691 gene encoding uncharacterized protein LOC143354691 produces the protein MPPRMKDARGGGRSRGTLAKEPPAKRRRSPPRRRGQKAKGKIRQGKYTLKLKGWLKTPADWSRFNAWAKVNALPKKYPEPEPIVRPSKPLSKLRKRIKIIALPKATPDPSILCRLDWSIPRTALKIVASKRLMLLALPRVKLCDYGRVYYKVSPAALKYEASERMTQLSKPRDCIREKRKFEEKVADLTEKCKSKATSLCEESRGIDEDRLNELAECKKLLKCPGVLTPEEIALIFTPLGVNRRALVYKITPWMQYIALPKYTRIKFRTDEAAKEWKKQIVEKGEERGKKALAEQQKKVGTKRKHDETEEEDGGGEGDAEDKPDEKEKEEKAKKRKLEKNAWRYTPYPCKEDAFIIRKSALKGKVPPGVGELAKPKVRKSRACKSNPFTVKKAALSASASGRVESLAKPRKPRDPVERQPPREKDDYGRPIIPMPPYGKVLPETKPYKMGECPSEDDKKEKKIRKKRPIDPIAYEATYDPCIDPELAKRQKRERKRAEKMMKKKPKKKRKQKKKEETPGEEQEEKEEEKEEEIEEEAEEE, from the exons ATGCCTCCGAGAATGAAGGATGCAAGGGGTGGTGGTAGGTCAAGGGGTACTCTTGCGAAGGAACCGCCTGCTAAACGAAGAAGATCACCTCCTAGGAGGCGAGGTCAGAAGGCTAAGGGCAAGATAAG GCAGGGGAAATACACGCTGAAGCTGAAGGGATGGCTGAAGACACCAGCAGACTGGTCGCGATTCAACGCCTGGGCCAAGGTCAACGCTTTGCCGAAGAAGTACCCGGAACCTGAACCAATA GTACGGCCATCGAAGCCCTTGTCCAAGCTAAGGAAGAGGATTAAGATCATCGCACTGCCAAAGGCAACTCCTGACCCTAGCATCCTGTGTCGACTGGACTGGAGTATTCCCAGAACTGCCTTGAAGATCGTTGCCTCGAAACGTCTGATGCTTCTCGCTCTGCCTCGTGTCAAGCTGTGCGACTATGGTCGCGTTTATTACAAAGTTTCTCCGGCAGCATTGAAGTATGAGGCATCGGAGAGAATGACTCAGTTGAGCAAGCCTCGCGACTGCATTAGAGAGAAACGCAAATTCGAGGAGAAGGTGGCCGATCTGACTGAGAAATGTAAGTCTAAAGCGACGTCCTTGTGCGAAGAGTCTCGAGGAATCGATGAGGATAGACTAAATGAGCTGGCAGAGTGCAAGAAGCTTCTCAAGTGTCCTGGCGTGCTGACTCCTGAGGAAATCGCTTTGATATTCACGCCCTTGGGAGTTAACAGGAGGGCGCTGGTGTACAAG ATCACACCGTGGATGCAGTACATTGCTCTGCCAAAGTACACGAGGATAAAATTCAGAACGGATGAGGCAGCTAAGGAATGGAAGAAGCAGATCGTCGAGAAGGGAGAGGAGAGGGGTAAAAAAGCATTGGCTGAGCAGCAGAAGAAAGTGGGTACGAAAAGAAAGCATGACGAGACGGAGGAAGAAGACGGCGGGGGTGAAGGCGACGCTGAGGACAAACCTGACGAAAaggagaaagaggagaaagCTAAGAAGAGGAAACTGGAGAAAAATGCGTGGAGATACACACCGTACCCTTGCAAGGAAGACGCTTTTATTATCAGGAAATCTGCTTTGAAGGGAAAAG TGCCACCGGGCGTTGGAGAATTAGCCAAGCCAAAAGTCCGCAAAAGCAGGGCTTGCAAGTCGAATCCGTTCACTGTCAAAAAGGCAGCGTTGTCGGCCTCGGCTTCGGGACGAGTAGAATCGCTGGCGAAGCCCCGTAAACCTAGGGATCCTGTAGAAAGACAGCCACCGCGCGAGAAGGACGATTATGGGAGACCGATTATTCCGATGCCT CCGTATGGGAAAGTCTTGCCCGAAACGAAGCCCTACAAGATGGGCGAGTGTCCGTCGGAAGATGAcaagaaggagaagaaaattCGAAAGAAGCGGCCGATCGATCCGATCGCCTATGAAGCGACTTACGATCCATGTATCGATCCAGAGCTAGCGAAGAGACAGAAGAGGGAGAGGAAACGGGCGGAGAAAATGATGAAGAAAAAGCCGAAGAAAAAGAGGAAgcagaagaaaaaagaagagacGCCAGGGGAGGAACAGGAGGAGAAAGAGGAGGAAAAAGAGGAGGAGATAGAGGAAGAAGCGGAAGAAGAATAA
- the LOC143354392 gene encoding uncharacterized protein LOC143354392 yields the protein MAEVLKVYYPRYVDLHNYVSANNFTTKKENWNILNRKVLGKIDMKLSKETMNQLANSHPGAVEHLLLELWNKLLKDPEHQNSLYNIKEKDPLVESSQALSSLSKIEINRTILCLGKINEAGIRKESSVHYSPNQLTPSTIVSGASMLKRVKTKLLYAFHWVLLWLCVWQYFPTIRLQSSQAASAFRTQDTSQNTNSEDVVPRHVCVQLQQELREKGDIISTLNCKVAYLENAMRVKDLRISNLASQILQNAVDSEQLARNQTNPTLAKLRSRPSIIREKIKVDD from the exons CATAATTACGTGTCGGCTAACAATTTCACTACCAAAAAAGAGAATTGGAACATACTGAATCGGAAAGTGCTCGGCAAAATTGACATGAAGCTGTCCAAAGAGACGATGAACCAACTGGCGAACTCCCACCCTGGGGCGGTCGAACACTTGCTGCTGGAGCTCTGGAACAAACTTTTGAAGGACCCCGAGCACCAGAACAGCTTGTACAATATCAAAGAAAAGGACCCTCTTGTTGAAAGTAGCCAAGCACTATCTAGTCTAtcaaaaatcgaaattaatcGTACTATACTTTGCTTAGGCAAGATCAACGAAGCTGGCATCCGGAAAGAGAGTTCAGTCCATTATTCTCCTAATCAGTTAACTCCAAGCACGATCGTGTCCGGTGCATCTATGCTGAAACGCGTCAAAACGAAGCTTTTGTACGCATTTCATTGGGTCCTTCTTTGGCTCTGCGTCTGGCAATACTTCCCAACCATCAGACTCCAAAGTTCTC AAGCTGCATCCGCGTTCAGGACGCAGGACACGTCGCAGAATACAAATTCGGAGGACGTCGTTCCTCGGCACGTTTGCGTGCAATTACAACAGGAGCTCCGCGAGAAGGGCGACATCATCTCCACGTTGAACTGCAAGGTCGCGTACCTCGAGAACGCGATGCGAGTGAAGGACCTGCGGATATCGAACCTGGCCTCTCAGATTTTGCAAAACGCCGTGGATTCGGAGCAGCTGGCAAGAAATCAAACGAACCCCACACTGGCTAAGCTTCGTTCTCGCCCTTCGATCATTCGCGAAAAAATTAAGGTGGACGATTGA
- the Tsf2 gene encoding transferrin 2, with amino-acid sequence MLSRVGGRTFLTVFGLFWLLVHGQNLNNTVTWCTISDSEQDKCNAFSRAVDRDISYFDRNYISLQCKQATSKEECVAMLDHENAQITTLDPGEIFIAGRYHSLIPIMQEIYETGLNYQHAVAVIKKGSLPDVQSLHHLRGKKACFAGLGMLAGWVIPIHILMKYGGLEIIDCNNHVKSAITFFGPSCAVNSLIDKYNPLGDNSDQLCKLCIGKIPGDRCTSADPYAGYNGAFKCLIEAGEIAFLVHSTVDEMISDYKDLVKRDQFELLCTDGTRRSIDEYKLCNWGVVPSRAIVVSSATKVETRRLYQRFLEKSVRILHKGNYTNSSDFYDSNFENRPGYNNRSGYANPNEYNTDNFENHNDYDRGYNGWDKPESTNIQPIETFNIFESAPRYGMHHNLMFSDSARDFVQLPEKDQTYGGYLGRSLDPILEVRRCPVNRMTLCVTSDPEMEKCVKMKIALKAQLLKPELNCHKGHSQIHCMQAIQSGNADVTVLDTSDVYTAGLRFELIPFIAEMYNLPTPEYYVVAVAKEEDDNTDLTYLKNKYTCHTGINTAAGWVYPLAYLISNTWIRGYGCDSVRAAAEYFSKSCVPGALSTEYNTGVPYDNMCDLCHGASFRYCRRDASEDYFGYTGAFRCLVEGGGDVAFVKHTTVTENTDGKRQETWARNTFLKDFELLCPDGTRRPTTDYVHCNLGKVASNAIVTRGGYYGYNETQINAYINLFIYAQQFYGRKEQDEFSFSMFFSEPPYSDLIFQDATQQLVVVPPEKREFSAYLGSDFMRARRIVDCNAGASAIEQSILATIVMVLLTYVFSR; translated from the exons atgCTGTCCAGAGTCGGTGGTCGAACATTCTTAACCGTTTTTGGTTTGTTTTGGCTGCTCGTGCACg GTCAGAATCTCAACAACACTGTTACATGGTGCACAATATCAGATTCTGAGCAAGACAAGTGCAATGCATTTTCAAGAGCAGTCGACAGAGATATTTCATACTTTGACCGTAACTACATTTCGCTGCAATGTAAACAAGCAACAAGCAAAGAGGAGTGTGTGGCTATGTTAGACCATGAGAATGCTCAGATAACTACTCTGGACCCTGGAGAGATTTTTATAGCTGGAAGATACCACAGTTTAATACCTATTATGCAGGAAATATACGAAACTGGACTAAACTATCAACATGCAGTCGCAGTAATTAAGAAAGGATCTTTACCGGATGTACAGAGCTTACACCATCTGAGGGGTAAGAAAGCTTGCTTTGCAGGTCTTGGGATGCTTGCTGGTTGGGTTATACCCATTCACATA ctTATGAAATACGGTGGACTGGAAATTATTGACTGCAATAATCATGTAAAATCAGCTATCACATTCTTTGGTCCTAGCTGCGCAGTTAACTCGTTAATAGATAAATACAATCCATTGG GTGATAATTCCGACCAATTATGCAAACTGTGCATTGGCAAGATACCTGGGGACAGGTGTACAAGCGCAGATCCTTACGCAGGATACAATGGAGCATTCAAGTGTTTGATAGAAGCAGGAGAGATTGCCTTCTTAGTGCATTCGACCGTGGACGAAATGATTTCTGACTACAAGGATCTGGTGAAGAGGGATCAGTTTGAACTACTTTGTACAGATGGTACTCGGAGGAGCATCGACGAATACAAGCTCTGTAACTGGGGAGTAGTACCGTCGCGCGCGATAGTTGTTTCATCCGCCACGAAAGTTGAGACTCGCCGGCTGTATCAACGGTTTTTGGAAAAATCCGTTCGTATATTGCACAAAGGCAACTACACGAATTCGAGCGATTTTTACGACAGCAATTTCGAGAACAGGCCCGGCTACAATAACAGAAGCGGATACGCCAACCCCAACGAGTACAACACGGACAACTTCGAGAATCACAACGACTACGATAGGGGCTACAACGGCTGGGACAAGCCCGAGTCTACGAATATACAACCGATAGAGACGTTCAACATATTCGAATCGGCGCCGAGATACGGAATGCATCACAACTTAATGTTTTCG GATTCGGCACGAGACTTCGTTCAATTGCCGGAGAAAGATCAAACCTATGGTGGGTATCTGGGCAGATCGTTGGACCCCATACTGGAAGTTCGTCGCTGCCCAGTGAATAGAATGACTTTGTGCGTTACATCCGATCCGGAAATGGAAAAGTGTGTGAAAATGAAG ATAGCATTGAAGGCGCAGCTACTTAAGCCCGAGTTGAATTGCCACAAGGGCCACAGTCAAATCCATTGCATGCAGGCTATTCAAAGCGG GAATGCGGACGTAACGGTATTGGACACCAGCGACGTGTACACCGCTGGACTTCGCTTCGAACTGATCCCGTTCATCGCAGAAATGTATAACCTACCTACGCCGGAGTACTATGTGGTCGCGGTGGCGAAGGAGGAGGACGACAACACGGATTTGACCTACTTGAAGAACAAATACACTTGTCACACCGGGATCAACACGGCAGCCGGCTGGGTTTACCCTCTCGCGTATCTTATCTCGAATACTTGGATCCGGGGTTATGGATGCGACTCGGTACGCGCTGCTGCCGAATATTTCAGCAAATCTTGCGTACCTGGTGCGCTCAGTACCGAATACAACACAG GAGTGCCTTACGACAACATGTGCGACCTGTGTCACGGAGCGAGCTTTCGCTACTGCCGCAGGGACGCATCTGAAGATTATTTTGGATACACTGGTGCCTTCAGATGTCTGGTAGAAGGCGGCGGAGACGTGGCCTTCGTGAAACACACGACGGTCACCGAGAACACCGACGGCAAACGGCAAGAGACCTGGGCTCGCAACACATTCCTGAAGGATTTCGAACTTCTCTGTCCCGACGGCACTCGACGGCCGACTACCGATTACGTGCATTGCAACCTTGGGAAAGTCGCGTCGAACGCGATCGTCACCCGCGGAGGATATTACGGATACAACGAGACGCAGATAAACGCTTACATAAACTTGTTCATTTATGCCCAGCAGTTCTACGGGAGGAAAGAGCAAGACGAGTTCAGCTTCAGTATGTTCTTCAGCGAGCCTCCTTACAGCGATCTGATCTTCCAGGATGCCACGCAACAGCTCGTGGTGGTGCCACCCGAGAAAAGAGAGTTCAGCGCGTACCTTGGTAGCGACTTCATGCGCGCACGAAGAATCGTCGACTGCAACGCCGGTGCGTCTGCTATAGAACAATCGATATTGGCCACGATAGTTATGGTTCTACTCACCTACGTGTTCAGTAGATAG
- the LOC143354690 gene encoding uncharacterized protein LOC143354690: MRTRKKQIVNNSDKCRTVRRACIVSLLPATRRLTRAVGEQGRDSGFEIKVEREASAVKEVKMLPFVFCLLGIGSVLCDTSQPETRAPTGRIRGSILESRLGRKIYSFRGVRYAEPPTGPRRFQVATPAADWNDVFDATEEGPGCPNIGGMEPMSEDCLRLNVYTTKLPSERENVKRPVLVFFHPGGFYSFSGQSFFFGPQYLMDKDIVLVTVNYRLATLGFISTGDAAAPGNLGLKDQVQALRWIQRNIAAFGGDPNCVTISGYSVGGLSVMLHLVSPMSKDLFHRAIVMSGSLLTTEPYPTEQKRFAVKQATLLDCPTNNNEAMIACLRTKPVENFTDTISEFFEWHGDPIVVWYPVVEPSVPGVERFLPDQPVNLIRKGQFHQVPTIFGVTKDEFGGVVVAFENQTKAGNDYYRDMNDNFDRIAPISFMYERGTPRSKYDSDQLRQFYFHGKPIDSNNRKGLAEIYADSVIIFPMHRGAKLFADYSKKPVYFYEFTYQGRYSFVRWNATTTYGVVHHDDLQYLFFMKAIFPFFDSNAPEIPMVDLYTSMWTTFVQTGEPVPKSGPYSNIRWDKFTSQQDNYLEINLTPTMRTGLHPARMREWERLFPLPPLSYARTSTSRVRFELDRADTRLQDRGFPGLSREIIKMRPALLIIACVAGIVAGQTPLEDPLQLLVNAPIGPIRGSIILSRLGRKIFSYRGIRYAEPPIGQQRFQPPIPAADWQDTFDASEEGPSCPYPRAEKPSEDCLRLNVYTTKLPCETENVSRPVMVFIHPGGFYSYSGQSSWWGPQYIMEKDIVLVTINYRLGALGFLSTGDSLAPGNNGLKDQVIALRWIQRNIASFGGNPNAVTLVGDSAGSLSIMLHMLSPMSQNLFHRAISMSGSVLAPGVYDGVASHGQKQLAKKVAQLLDCPTDTTGSMLLCLNTKPFENFSNTLEASFEWRGNPILLWQPVVEPEARGVERFLTAQPYDLIKQGKFKQVPYILGVTENEFAGVETRYLSDYLNNGTAFQEINDEWFRLAPTIFYYERETPRSHYISRELRKFYFKDKPINVATNKDLGLLYGDGIIIFPMYRAAKLFATYSNQPVYFYKFSYKSRYSFYQWNETTPFDGVAHQDDLQYLFWLKQLFPYFDNDAPEIPMVEISTSIWSNFVETGEPIPKNNEKLRDVTWSTLVPSRTNYLDINLHPTMKTDFFPERMRLWERLFPLPTGPHNVKH; encoded by the exons ATGCGAACGAGGAAAAAACAGATCGTCAACAATTCGGATAAGTGTCGCACCGTTCGTCGTGCGTGCATCGTTTCGCTTTTGCCGGCGACA CGTCGACTGACTCGAGCGGTGGGCGAACAAGGTCGAGACTCCGGCTTCGAGATAAAAGTGGAACGAGAGGCGTCGGCAGTCAAAGAAGTCAAGATGCTGCCGTTCGTATTTTGTTTGCTCGGGATCGGTAGCGTTCTTTGCGATACCTCGCAGCCGGAAACGCGAGCACCGACCGGAAGGATCCGAGGATCTATTCTGGAGTCAAGGCTTGGCCGCAAGATTTATTCCTTCCGCGGAGTGAGATACGCCGAGCCACCCACGGGACCGCGACGTTTTCAG GTTGCTACTCCGGCTGCCGACTGGAACGATGTTTTCGACGCGACTGAAGAAGGTCCTGGATGTCCGAACATAGGTGGGATGGAGCCTATGTCCGAGGACTGTCTGCGATTAAACGTGTACACGACCAAG CTACCCTCGGAGCGCGAGAATGTTAAGCGACCTGTACTGGTGTTCTTCCATCCGGGAGGATTCTACTCGTTCTCCGGACAGAGCTTTTTCTTTGGGCCACAATACTTGATGGACAAGGACATTGTGCTGGTCACCGTCAATTATCGTCTGGCGACCCTAG GATTCATAAGCACAGGTGACGCAGCAGCGCCCGGCAACTTAGGCTTGAAGGACCAAGTCCAAGCCTTGAGATGGATCCAAAGAAACATAGCTGCCTTTGGCGGAGACCCTAACTGCGTGACTATCAGCGGCTACAGCGTCGGAGGACTCAGCGTGATGCTCCACCTGGTGTCCCCCATGTCCAAGGACCTCTTTCATAGAGCGATCGTGATGAGTGGATCATTACTGACCACCGAACCCTATCCGACCGAGCAGAAGAGGTTCGCTGTGAAACAGGCGACGCTTTTGGACTGTCCCACTAATAACAACGAGGCGATGATCGCTTGTCTGAGGACGAAGCCTGTGGAGAACTTCACGGACACTATTTCCGAGTTCTTT GAATGGCACGGAGATCCGATAGTAGTTTGGTACCCGGTCGTAGAACCCAGCGTTCCCGGCGTAGAACGATTCCTGCCGGATCAGCCCGTCAATCTGATCAGAAAAGGACAGTTCCACCAAGTACCAACCATATTCGGCGTGACGAAGGACGAGTTCGGTGGAGTAGTCGTCG CGTTCGAGAATCAAACTAAAGCAGGAAACGACTACTACCGCGACATGAACGACAACTTCGATCGCATCGCACCGATCAGCTTCATGTACGAACGTGGAACGCCGCGGTCGAAGTATGACAGCGACCAGTTACGCCAGTTTTACTTCCACGGGAAGCCGATTGATTCGAATAACAGAAAGGGCCTTGCCGAG ATTTACGCCGACAGCGTTATTATTTTCCCGATGCATCGAGGGGCGAAACTGTTCGCAGACTACTCGAAGAAACCAGTTTACTTTTACGAGTTCACTTATCAGGGACGTTACAGCTTCGTCAGGTGGAACGCCACTACCACGTACG GGGTGGTACACCACGACGACCTGCAGTACCTGTTCTTCATGAAGGCGATCTTCCCCTTCTTCGACAGCAACGCTCCCGAGATCCCCATGGTGGATCTATACACATCAATGTGGACGACATTCGTACAGACCGGTGAACCAGTTCCCAAGAGCGGTCCGTACAGCAACATTAGATGGGACAAGTTTACATCGCAGCAAGACAACTATTTGGAAATTAATCTGACCCCGACGATGAGGACTGGCTTGCACCCGGCGAGGATGCGCGAATGGGAGAGACTGTTTCCTCTGCCCCCGTTGTCATA TGCTCGTACGAGCACCAGCCGAGTCCGTTTCGAACTGGATCGAGCAGATACTCGTCTTCAAGACAGAGGCTTTCCCGGGCTGAGCAGAGAAATCATAAAAATGAGGCCCGCGTTGTTGATCATTGCCTGCGTTGCCGGCATCGTTGCCGGCCAAACACCCTTGGAAGATCCACTACAGTTGCTGGTTAATGCACCGATCGGGCCAATCCGTGGGTCCATTATACTCTCGAGGCTGGGGCGAAAGATTTTTTCTTACCGCGGTATTAGATACGCCGAACCTCCCATTGGACAACAACGTTTCCAA CCGCCGATTCCCGCAGCTGATTGGCAGGACACTTTCGATGCCAGCGAGGAGGGACCCAGCTGCCCTTATCCGCGGGCCGAGAAGCCGTCGGAAGATTGTCTTCGTCTGAACGTGTACACCACGAAA TTGCCTTGCGAGACCGAGAATGTGTCCAGGCCGGTCATGGTGTTCATACACCCTGGTGGCTTCTACAGCTACTCAGGGCAGAGCTCATGGTGGGGACCGCAGTACATCATGGAGAAGGACATCGTATTGGTCACCATCAACTATCGCCTAGGAGCCTTAG GATTCCTGAGCACTGGGGACAGCCTAGCGCCCGGGAACAATGGTCTGAAGGACCAAGTGATAGCTCTTCGATGGATCCAAAGGAACATCGCTAGTTTCGGCGGCAATCCAAACGCTGTCACTCTCGTCGGTGACAGCGCCGGAAGCTTGAGCATCATGTTGCACATGTTGTCACCGATGTCTCAGAACTTGTTCCACAGAGCTATTTCCATGAGCGGTTCGGTGCTTGCACCAGGCGTTTACGATGGTGTCGCGAGCCATGGACAGAAGCAGTTGGCCAAGAAAGTAGCTCAATTGCTGGATTGCCCTACTGACACCACCGGTTCGATGTTGCTGTGCCTGAACACGAAGCCATTTGAGAACTTCAGCAACACCTTGGAAGCATCATTC GAATGGAGAGGCAATCCGATTCTGCTCTGGCAGCCAGTTGTAGAACCCGAAGCGCGTGGCGTAGAGAGATTCCTGACTGCTCAACCATACGATCTGATCAAGCAGGGGAAATTCAAACAGGTTCCGTACATACTCGGCGTCACGGAGAACGAATTCGCAGGAGTCGAAACCA GGTACCTAAGCGACTATTTGAACAATGGCACAGCGTTCCAAGAGATCAACGACGAATGGTTCCGCCTCGCTCCGACAATATTCTATTACGAACGCGAAACGCCTCGATCGCATTACATCAGCAGGGAGTTGAGGAAATTCTACTTCAAGGATAAGCCGATCAACGTGGCTACGAACAAAGATCTTGGTCtg CTATACGGCGACGGCATAATCATATTCCCCATGTACCGCGCGGCTAAGCTGTTCGCAACCTACTCGAACCAGCCGGTGTACTTCTACAAATTCTCGTACAAGTCGCGCTACAGTTTCTACCAGTGGAACGAGACCACGCCATTCG ATGGAGTGGCGCATCAGGACGATCTTCAATACCTATTCTGGTTGAAGCAGCTCTTCCCGTACTTCGACAACGACGCACCCGAAATCCCCATGGTGGAGATCTCCACTTCTATCTGGTCTAACTTCGTCGAAACTGGCGAGCCGATACCAAAGAACAACGAGAAGCTCAGAGACGTAACATGGAGCACGCTCGTACCATCGAGAACTAATTATCTGGACATCAATCTACATCCCACCATGAAGACAGACTTCTTCCCGGAGAGAATGCGCTTATGGGAAAGACTGTTCCCTCTGCCCACCGGGCCGCACAACGTGAAACACTAA